One part of the Cottoperca gobio chromosome 14, fCotGob3.1, whole genome shotgun sequence genome encodes these proteins:
- the LOC115018578 gene encoding histone H2A-like, with product MSGRGKTGAKARAKAKTRSSRAGLQFPVGRVHRHLRKGNYAHRVGAGAPVYLAAVLEYLTAEILELAGNAARDNKKTRIIPRHLQLAVRNDEELNKLLGGVTIAQGGVLPNIQAVLLPKKAEKAAKK from the coding sequence ATGTCAGGAAGAGGCAAAACCGGAGCTAAAGCCAGAGCAAAGGCCAAGACCCGCTCCTCCAGAGCCGGACTGCAGTTCCCCGTGGGCCGTGTCCACAGACATCTGAGGAAGGGTAACTACGCCCATCGTGTCGGTGCCGGAGCCCCGGTGTACCTGGCGGCGGTGCTGGAGTACCTGACCGCTGAGATCCTGGAGCTGGCTGGAAACGCCGCCCGTGACAACAAGAAGACCAGGATCATCCCCCGTCACCTGCAGCTCGCCGTCCGCAACGACGAGGAGCTGAACAAGCTGCTGGGAGGAGTGACCATCGCTCAGGGCGGCGTGCTGCCCAACATCCAGGCGGTGCTGCTGCCCAAGAAGGCCGAGAAGGCTGCCAAGAAGTAA
- the LOC115018575 gene encoding histone H3, translating to MARTKQTARKSTGGKAPRKQLATKAARKSAPATGGVKKPHRYRPGTVALREIRRYQKSTELLIRKLPFQRLVREIAQDFKTDLRFQSSAVMALQESSEAYLVGLFEDTNLCAIHAKRVTIMPKDIQLARRIRGERA from the coding sequence ATGGCCAGAACCAAGCAGACCGCCCGTAAGTCCACCGGAGGAAAGGCTCCCAGGAAGCAGCTGGCCACCAAGGCTGCCCGCAAGAGCGCCCCGGCCACCGGCGGCGTGAAGAAGCCTCACCGTTACAGGCCCGGTACCGTGGCTCTGAGAGAGATCCGCCGCTACCAGAAGTCCACCGAGCTGCTGATCCGCAAGCTGCCCTTCCAGCGCCTGGTGAGGGAGATCGCTCAGGACTTCAAGACCGACCTGCGCTTCCAGAGCTCCGCCGTCATGGCGCTGCAGGAGTCCAGCGAGGCTTACCTGGTCGGCCTGTTCGAGGACACTAACCTGTGCGCCATCCACGCCAAGAGGGTCACCATCATGCCCAAAGACATCCAGCTGGCTCGCCGTATCCGCGGGGAGAGGGCTTAA